A single region of the Pseudomonas sp. B21-023 genome encodes:
- a CDS encoding shikimate 5-dehydrogenase, whose translation MSHSPSRDTVLCISLAGRPGTFGVRFHNHLYQQLGLDYYYKAMTTQDLPAAVAGIRALGIRGCGVSMPYKEACLALVDEVDPSAAAIDSVNTLVNTAGHLKAYNTDYLAVRQLLAERRVDPATGFALRGSGGMAKAVASALRDAGFRDGIIVARNEQAGRQLADVCGYRWLPELQDRCPPMLINVTPIGMAGGPEADQLAFSETAIAAAERVFDVVALPARTPLIRAAEALGKPVITGLDVIALQALEQFVLYTGVRPTAEQVAAAVAYAREG comes from the coding sequence ATGAGCCATTCACCGAGCAGGGACACCGTGTTGTGCATTTCCCTGGCCGGGCGCCCCGGTACGTTCGGCGTACGCTTTCACAACCATCTGTATCAGCAGTTGGGCCTGGACTATTACTACAAGGCCATGACCACCCAGGACCTGCCGGCCGCCGTGGCCGGCATCCGCGCCCTGGGTATTCGCGGTTGCGGCGTATCGATGCCCTACAAGGAAGCCTGCCTGGCCTTGGTGGACGAGGTCGACCCCTCGGCTGCGGCCATCGACTCGGTGAACACCCTGGTCAATACCGCAGGCCATCTGAAGGCCTACAACACTGACTACCTGGCGGTACGGCAGCTACTGGCCGAGCGGCGGGTCGACCCGGCGACCGGCTTCGCCCTGCGCGGCAGCGGTGGCATGGCCAAGGCGGTGGCCAGCGCGCTGCGCGACGCTGGTTTTCGCGACGGCATCATCGTCGCCCGCAACGAGCAGGCCGGGCGGCAACTGGCGGATGTTTGCGGCTACCGTTGGCTGCCTGAACTGCAGGACCGTTGCCCGCCGATGCTGATCAACGTCACGCCGATCGGCATGGCCGGGGGCCCGGAGGCCGACCAGCTGGCCTTCAGCGAAACCGCAATCGCGGCGGCCGAGCGGGTATTCGATGTGGTTGCACTGCCGGCACGCACACCGCTGATCCGCGCCGCCGAGGCGCTGGGCAAACCGGTGATCACCGGCCTCGACGTCATCGCGCTTCAGGCGCTGGAGCAGTTCGTGTTGTACACCGGGGTCCGGCCGACAGCCGAACAGGTGGCGGCTGCCGTGGCGTATGCCCGTGAAGGCTGA
- a CDS encoding OprD family porin, with protein MFAPFPLAPGRRVAGLFFLCAGVNAQAAGFLEDSSAKVEARNVYFNRDFRDGHTSSKQGASKREEWAQGFILNVQSGYTQGPVGFGVDALGMIGFKLDSSPADSNSGLLPSSGHDPRHSADQYAKMGIAGKVKVSNTVFKYGSMMPDVPLLKYNDGRLLPTMFHGAWLTSEEVRDLKFTLARLNQYTARDSTDRQDIRVHCKNKRYACDIEADHFDLAGVDYRFNDRVSAQYQVSKLENIYRQHFLGLVASQPLEVGTLSADLRVIKSDDIGNARAGRIDHRAFSGMLGYSLGGHKLSAGWQRMYGDSAMPYLDGTNPYLVNYAQVNDFAAAQERSWQVRYDYDFKALGVPGLTFFTRYINGDNVKVPGSNAEGKEWERDSELKYQVQSGTFKDVSVRLRNSTYRSNYEKWARDMDETRVIVSYNFSIL; from the coding sequence ATGTTTGCCCCTTTCCCCCTCGCCCCCGGGCGCCGAGTTGCCGGCTTGTTCTTCCTGTGTGCCGGTGTCAACGCCCAGGCCGCCGGTTTTCTTGAAGACAGCAGTGCCAAGGTCGAAGCACGCAATGTCTATTTCAACCGGGACTTCCGTGACGGCCACACCAGTTCCAAGCAAGGCGCGTCGAAGCGCGAAGAGTGGGCGCAGGGCTTTATTCTCAATGTTCAGTCCGGTTATACCCAGGGACCGGTCGGATTCGGCGTGGATGCGCTGGGGATGATTGGTTTCAAGCTCGACTCCAGTCCCGCCGACAGCAATAGCGGCCTGTTGCCGTCGTCCGGGCACGACCCGCGCCATTCCGCCGACCAGTACGCCAAGATGGGCATCGCCGGCAAGGTGAAGGTGTCCAACACGGTATTCAAGTACGGTTCGATGATGCCGGACGTGCCGCTGCTCAAGTACAACGACGGGCGCCTGCTGCCGACCATGTTCCATGGCGCCTGGTTGACCTCCGAGGAAGTGCGCGACCTCAAGTTCACCCTGGCACGCCTGAACCAGTACACCGCGCGGGATTCCACCGACCGCCAGGACATCCGCGTGCACTGCAAGAACAAGCGCTATGCCTGCGATATCGAGGCCGATCATTTCGACCTGGCCGGCGTCGACTACCGCTTCAACGACCGCGTCAGCGCGCAGTACCAGGTGTCCAAGCTGGAAAACATCTACCGCCAGCACTTCCTCGGGCTGGTCGCCAGCCAGCCGCTGGAAGTCGGCACGCTGTCGGCGGACCTGCGGGTGATCAAGAGCGACGACATCGGCAATGCCCGTGCCGGGCGCATCGACCACCGCGCCTTCAGCGGCATGCTTGGCTACAGCCTGGGTGGGCACAAGCTCAGCGCCGGCTGGCAGCGCATGTACGGCGACAGCGCCATGCCGTACCTCGACGGCACCAACCCCTATCTGGTCAACTATGCCCAGGTCAACGACTTCGCCGCCGCCCAGGAGCGTTCCTGGCAGGTGCGCTACGACTACGATTTCAAGGCCCTGGGCGTGCCCGGCCTGACCTTCTTCACCCGCTACATCAATGGCGACAATGTGAAGGTCCCTGGCAGCAACGCCGAAGGCAAGGAATGGGAACGCGACAGCGAGCTGAAGTACCAGGTGCAGAGCGGCACCTTCAAGGACGTCAGCGTGCGCCTGCGCAACTCCACCTACCGCAGCAACTACGAGAAGTGGGCGCGTGACATGGACGAAACCCGGGTCATTGTCAGCTACAACTTCTCGATCCTCTGA
- a CDS encoding histone-like nucleoid-structuring protein, MvaT/MvaU family — MSRLAEFRAAEKALKEQMAQLEALKKDAGLKREIEFEQKLVGLMKSYDKSLRDIIAILDPKAVTRAPAAVKQQRRPRVVKVYANPHTGERIETKGGNHRGLKAWKEQYGAQTVESWVR; from the coding sequence GTGTCCAGACTTGCAGAGTTTCGTGCTGCCGAAAAAGCGCTCAAGGAACAGATGGCACAACTGGAAGCGCTGAAAAAGGATGCCGGCCTTAAACGCGAAATCGAATTCGAGCAGAAACTAGTCGGCCTGATGAAAAGCTATGACAAGAGCCTGCGCGATATCATCGCCATTCTCGACCCGAAAGCCGTGACCCGCGCCCCGGCCGCGGTCAAGCAGCAACGCCGCCCGCGGGTGGTAAAGGTCTACGCGAACCCCCATACCGGCGAGCGGATCGAGACCAAAGGCGGCAACCACCGCGGGCTGAAAGCCTGGAAGGAACAGTACGGGGCGCAGACGGTGGAAAGTTGGGTGCGCTGA
- the hisN gene encoding histidinol-phosphatase, with the protein MSLSAEQIGEFRSFSEQLADAAAAAIQPYFRASLDVEDKGGRLYDPVTIADKAAEEAMRALIQAHYPTHGILGEEQGAALGSSPLTWVLDPIDGTRAFITGLPLWGTLIALNDGTRPVLGVMNQPFTGERFIGTPHGAWRNGKALKTRACADLASATLMCTTPDMFDTPARKAAFEAVAGKARLMRYGGDCYAYCMLASGFVDVIVEASLQPYDVQALMPIIEGAGGVITSWDGGSAQDGGCVVACGDPALHAQVLAMLRHAI; encoded by the coding sequence ATGTCCCTGAGCGCTGAACAGATCGGCGAATTCCGCTCTTTCTCCGAGCAACTGGCCGATGCCGCCGCGGCGGCGATCCAGCCTTACTTTCGTGCCAGCCTGGATGTCGAGGACAAGGGGGGGCGCCTGTACGACCCTGTGACCATCGCCGACAAGGCCGCCGAAGAGGCCATGCGCGCGCTGATCCAGGCTCACTATCCCACCCACGGCATACTGGGTGAAGAGCAGGGCGCGGCACTGGGCAGCAGCCCGCTGACCTGGGTACTCGACCCGATCGATGGCACCCGCGCCTTCATCACCGGCCTGCCGCTGTGGGGCACGCTGATCGCTCTCAACGACGGTACCCGCCCGGTGCTCGGGGTGATGAACCAGCCGTTCACCGGCGAACGCTTCATCGGCACCCCGCACGGCGCCTGGCGCAATGGCAAGGCGCTTAAGACCCGCGCCTGCGCCGACCTGGCGTCGGCCACGCTGATGTGCACCACCCCCGACATGTTCGACACCCCGGCGCGCAAGGCGGCGTTCGAGGCGGTCGCCGGCAAGGCCCGGCTGATGCGTTATGGCGGTGATTGCTATGCCTACTGCATGCTGGCGTCCGGATTCGTCGATGTGATCGTCGAGGCCAGCCTGCAGCCGTACGACGTGCAGGCGTTGATGCCGATCATCGAAGGCGCGGGTGGGGTCATCACCTCCTGGGATGGCGGCTCGGCCCAGGACGGGGGCTGCGTGGTGGCGTGTGGCGATCCGGCGTTGCATGCGCAGGTACTGGCGATGTTGCGTCACGCCATCTGA
- the gloA gene encoding lactoylglutathione lyase, with protein sequence MSLHDLQTLPGVTAQPDTATAQFVFNHTMLRVKDIEKSLDFYTRVLGFRLVDKRDFPEAAFSLYFLALVDPAQIPADDAERHQWMKSIPGVLELTHNHGTENDPDFAYHNGNTDPRGFGHICISVPDVRVACARFEALDVPFQKRLQDGRMNHLAFVKDPDGYWVEVIQPTELKG encoded by the coding sequence ATGAGCCTGCACGATCTGCAAACCCTCCCCGGCGTGACCGCCCAACCAGACACCGCCACCGCCCAATTCGTGTTCAACCACACCATGCTGCGGGTCAAGGACATCGAGAAGTCCCTGGACTTCTACACCCGCGTGCTGGGCTTTCGCCTGGTGGACAAGCGCGACTTCCCGGAGGCGGCTTTCAGCCTGTATTTCCTGGCCCTGGTCGACCCGGCGCAGATTCCTGCCGATGACGCCGAGCGCCATCAGTGGATGAAATCGATCCCCGGCGTACTCGAGCTGACCCACAACCACGGCACCGAGAACGACCCCGACTTCGCCTACCACAATGGCAATACCGACCCACGCGGTTTCGGCCACATCTGCATTTCGGTACCGGACGTACGTGTTGCCTGCGCCCGCTTCGAGGCGCTGGACGTCCCGTTCCAGAAGCGCCTGCAGGATGGCCGCATGAACCACCTGGCCTTCGTCAAGGACCCGGACGGCTACTGGGTCGAGGTCATCCAGCCGACCGAACTCAAGGGCTGA
- a CDS encoding MacB family efflux pump subunit → MNMNVELSPARAVSALEEQPLLRLDGVSRSFMAGDREFLALKGIDLEIHAGELVAIIGASGSGKSTLMNILGCLDHASAGSYQVSGQETRDLDDDALAALRRDHFGFIFQRYHLLPHLDALRNVEIPAVYAGVAQAGRHARARELLGRLGLDGHLAHRPSQLSGGQQQRVSICRALMNGGEVILADEPTGALDTASGKEVMNILLELHGAGHTVILVTHDPKVAAHAERIIEVSDGQIVSDRRTRAEPTAPAAEAAPAREQAPRRLVASLGLFREAFKMAWIALVSHRMRTLLTMLGIIIGITSVVSISAIGEGAKGYVLKDIQAIGSNTIDIYSGTSFGDSRAKAIETLVPADVTALNELYYVDSATPVIGQSSLVRYRNIDADVQLNGVSEQYFQVRNIPLAAGIVFSADDARRQAQVVVIDHNTRKRLFGDGFNPLGQVILVGNLPCTVIGVTAENKNLFVAGNTLNVWMPYETAAGRVLGQRHLDSISVRIKDGMPSKRVEEEVNKLMLQRHGTKDFFTNNLDSIMQTVQKTSRSLTLLLSLIAVISLVVGGIGVMNIMLVSVTERTREIGIRMAVGARQSDIRQQFLVEAVMVCLIGGVIGIGLSYGIGYLFALFVKQWEMVFSLGSVVTAFVCSTLIGIVFGFVPARNAARLDPIEALARD, encoded by the coding sequence ATGAACATGAACGTGGAACTGTCGCCGGCACGGGCGGTGTCGGCGCTCGAGGAGCAGCCGTTGCTGCGCCTGGACGGGGTCAGCCGCAGCTTCATGGCGGGCGACCGCGAGTTCCTGGCGCTCAAGGGTATCGACCTGGAGATCCATGCCGGCGAGCTGGTGGCGATCATCGGCGCCTCGGGTTCGGGCAAGTCGACGCTGATGAACATCCTTGGTTGCCTGGACCATGCCAGCGCCGGCAGCTACCAGGTCAGCGGCCAGGAAACCCGTGATCTCGACGACGACGCCCTGGCCGCGCTGCGCCGTGACCACTTCGGTTTCATCTTCCAGCGCTACCACCTGTTGCCGCACCTGGATGCCCTGCGCAATGTCGAGATCCCGGCGGTGTACGCCGGCGTGGCGCAGGCCGGGCGCCATGCCCGGGCGCGGGAGCTGCTGGGCCGCCTGGGCCTGGACGGACACCTGGCGCACCGGCCCAGCCAGCTGTCGGGGGGCCAGCAGCAGCGGGTCAGTATCTGCCGGGCGCTGATGAACGGCGGCGAGGTGATCCTCGCCGACGAGCCGACCGGAGCGCTCGACACCGCCAGCGGCAAGGAAGTGATGAACATCCTGCTGGAACTGCACGGCGCCGGGCACACGGTGATCCTGGTGACCCACGACCCCAAGGTCGCCGCCCACGCCGAGCGGATCATCGAGGTCAGCGACGGGCAGATCGTCAGTGACCGGCGCACCCGCGCCGAGCCCACTGCACCGGCCGCCGAGGCGGCGCCCGCTCGCGAGCAGGCGCCACGGCGGCTGGTGGCCAGCCTCGGGTTGTTCCGCGAGGCCTTCAAGATGGCCTGGATCGCCCTGGTCTCGCACCGCATGCGCACCCTGCTGACCATGCTCGGGATCATCATCGGCATCACTTCGGTGGTGTCGATCTCGGCCATCGGCGAGGGCGCCAAGGGCTACGTGCTCAAGGACATCCAGGCGATCGGCAGCAACACCATCGACATCTACTCCGGCACCAGTTTCGGCGACAGCCGGGCCAAGGCCATCGAGACCCTGGTGCCGGCTGACGTGACCGCGCTCAACGAACTCTACTACGTCGACAGCGCCACCCCGGTGATCGGTCAGAGTTCGCTGGTGCGCTACCGCAACATCGACGCCGATGTGCAGCTAAACGGTGTCAGCGAGCAGTACTTCCAGGTGCGCAACATCCCCTTGGCCGCAGGGATCGTGTTCAGCGCCGATGATGCCCGGCGCCAGGCACAGGTGGTGGTGATCGACCACAACACGCGCAAGCGCCTGTTCGGCGATGGGTTCAACCCGCTTGGGCAGGTGATCCTGGTCGGCAACTTGCCGTGCACGGTGATCGGCGTGACCGCCGAGAACAAGAACCTGTTCGTCGCCGGCAACACCCTGAACGTGTGGATGCCCTACGAGACCGCCGCCGGGCGCGTGCTTGGCCAGCGCCACCTGGACAGCATCAGTGTGCGGATCAAGGACGGCATGCCGAGCAAGCGGGTGGAGGAGGAGGTCAACAAACTGATGCTGCAGCGCCACGGCACCAAGGATTTCTTCACCAACAACCTCGACAGCATCATGCAGACCGTGCAGAAGACCAGCCGCTCGCTGACCCTGCTGCTGTCGCTGATTGCAGTGATTTCGTTGGTGGTGGGGGGGATCGGGGTGATGAACATCATGCTGGTGTCGGTTACCGAGCGCACCCGCGAGATCGGCATCCGCATGGCAGTGGGGGCGCGGCAGTCGGATATCCGCCAGCAGTTCCTGGTGGAGGCGGTGATGGTCTGCCTGATCGGCGGGGTGATCGGGATCGGGTTGTCCTATGGGATCGGGTATCTGTTCGCGCTTTTCGTCAAGCAGTGGGAGATGGTGTTTTCACTGGGGTCGGTGGTCACGGCGTTCGTCTGCTCGACCTTGATCGGCATCGTGTTCGGCTTCGTGCCGGCGCGCAATGCGGCGCGTCTGGACCCTATCGAGGCGTTGGCACGGGACTAG
- a CDS encoding RNA polymerase sigma factor, with protein MNKPRDSALVKLFLTSYDTFRVRLRRRLGSDDLANDVLQETYLRVDRMDAAHDLHKPGAYLYRMALNVAADRREADARLLTGAEIETLLQVAEDQDPARIVGGQREIQSLLGALYELPARRRRIFIAARLEEASHQEISQRFGISTRTVEKELKAALGHCAMRLDRKVFQRFGPGAGKPS; from the coding sequence ATGAACAAACCTCGGGACAGTGCGCTGGTCAAGCTGTTTCTGACCTCCTACGACACCTTCAGGGTCCGTCTGAGGCGGCGGCTCGGCTCGGACGACCTGGCCAACGACGTGCTGCAGGAAACCTACTTGCGCGTGGATCGCATGGACGCCGCGCACGACCTGCACAAGCCTGGTGCCTACCTGTACCGCATGGCCTTGAACGTTGCCGCCGACCGCCGCGAGGCCGATGCCCGGCTGCTCACCGGCGCGGAGATCGAGACGCTGCTGCAGGTGGCCGAGGACCAGGACCCGGCACGCATCGTCGGCGGTCAGCGCGAGATCCAGAGCCTGCTGGGCGCGCTCTACGAGCTGCCGGCCCGACGTCGGCGGATCTTCATCGCCGCGCGGCTGGAGGAGGCCTCGCACCAGGAAATCTCCCAGCGCTTCGGCATTTCCACACGCACCGTGGAGAAGGAACTCAAGGCGGCACTGGGGCATTGCGCGATGCGTCTGGACAGAAAAGTGTTTCAACGCTTCGGTCCCGGCGCGGGAAAACCGTCTTGA
- the cobF gene encoding precorrin-6A synthase (deacetylating), whose product MKQLLLIGIGPGDPRQVTYEAVEALRRATVFFVLDKGSDKDDLVRLRRAILERYLPEGGYRLVQVEDPRRDGQAPDYVGAVQDWHAQRAALYARLIEDELGSDDVGAFLLWGEPALYDSTLRILDLVRERGLTLALQVIPGISSIQALAARHQIPLNRIGEPLTVLPGRRLGEQTRIDNVLVMLDGQCAFAALDDPQLVIYWGAYLGTPDELLVSGPLQAVKGRILQLRDEARRRKGWIMDTYLLRREG is encoded by the coding sequence ATGAAACAGCTTCTACTGATCGGTATCGGACCGGGCGATCCTCGCCAGGTCACCTACGAGGCGGTGGAGGCGCTGCGGCGCGCCACGGTATTCTTCGTGCTCGACAAGGGCAGCGACAAGGACGACCTGGTGCGCCTGCGCCGGGCCATCCTCGAGCGCTACCTGCCCGAGGGTGGTTACCGCCTGGTGCAGGTCGAGGACCCGCGCCGGGACGGCCAGGCGCCGGATTATGTCGGCGCCGTGCAGGACTGGCATGCCCAGCGCGCCGCATTGTACGCCCGGCTGATCGAGGATGAGCTGGGCAGCGATGATGTCGGCGCGTTCCTGCTTTGGGGCGAGCCGGCGTTGTACGACAGCACCCTGCGTATTCTCGACCTGGTCCGCGAACGCGGCCTGACGCTGGCCTTGCAGGTGATTCCAGGCATCAGCAGCATCCAGGCGCTGGCCGCCCGTCACCAGATCCCGCTCAACCGTATCGGCGAGCCGCTGACCGTGCTGCCGGGGCGACGCCTGGGCGAACAGACGCGGATCGACAATGTGCTGGTGATGCTCGATGGCCAGTGCGCGTTCGCCGCCCTGGATGATCCGCAACTGGTGATCTACTGGGGCGCCTACCTGGGCACGCCGGACGAGCTGCTGGTGAGCGGGCCGTTGCAGGCGGTGAAGGGGCGCATCCTTCAGTTGCGCGATGAGGCGCGGCGGCGCAAGGGGTGGATCATGGATACCTATCTGTTGCGCAGGGAGGGGTAG
- the macA gene encoding macrolide transporter subunit MacA, which produces MEKTKFRKITLGVAVALVAGIVLYAVQAPAKPPQYITATVERGDIENAVLATGTLEGIRQVDVGAQVSGQLKSLKVKLGDKVAEGQWLAEIDPLVPRNSLRQAEVDAEKLQAERRSVQAKLKQAKRVYERYDVLQADESISRQDFENAESEFEVQQANLRSLDAQIKSAQVQIDTARVNLGYTRIVAPIDGHVVGIVTQEGQTVISNQLAPVILKLADLDTMTIKAQVSEADVIHISPGQQVYFTILGDDKRYYAKLRGTEPAPQNYLESSDKSGGAAKQASAVFYNALFEVPNPEHRLRISMTAQVRIVLDTALGVLTVPVAALGPRDADGSFPVRVLDGKGFAQVRKVQAGINNNVKVQVKDGLAEGDRVVIGEPVSGEAGA; this is translated from the coding sequence ATGGAAAAGACGAAGTTTCGCAAGATCACCCTCGGTGTCGCCGTGGCCCTGGTCGCCGGCATCGTGCTGTACGCGGTGCAGGCCCCGGCCAAGCCGCCGCAGTACATCACCGCCACGGTCGAGCGTGGCGATATCGAAAACGCGGTGCTGGCCACCGGCACCCTGGAAGGTATCCGCCAGGTGGACGTCGGCGCCCAGGTCTCAGGGCAACTCAAGTCGCTCAAGGTGAAGCTTGGCGACAAGGTCGCCGAAGGCCAGTGGCTGGCCGAAATCGACCCGCTGGTGCCGCGCAACTCGCTGCGGCAGGCCGAGGTCGACGCCGAGAAGCTGCAGGCCGAGCGGCGCTCGGTGCAGGCCAAGCTCAAGCAGGCCAAGCGGGTCTACGAACGCTACGACGTGCTCCAGGCCGACGAGTCGATCTCGCGCCAGGACTTCGAGAACGCCGAGTCCGAGTTCGAGGTGCAACAAGCCAACCTGCGCTCGCTGGACGCGCAGATCAAGAGCGCCCAGGTGCAGATCGACACGGCCCGGGTCAACCTCGGCTACACCCGTATCGTCGCGCCGATCGATGGCCATGTGGTGGGTATCGTCACCCAGGAAGGGCAGACGGTGATCTCCAACCAGCTGGCGCCGGTAATCCTCAAGCTCGCCGACCTCGACACCATGACCATCAAGGCCCAGGTGTCCGAAGCCGATGTGATTCATATCAGCCCCGGCCAGCAGGTGTACTTCACCATCCTCGGTGACGACAAACGTTACTACGCCAAGCTGCGCGGCACCGAGCCCGCGCCGCAGAACTACCTGGAAAGCAGCGACAAGAGCGGCGGCGCTGCCAAGCAGGCCAGCGCGGTGTTCTACAACGCGTTGTTCGAGGTGCCCAACCCCGAGCACCGGCTGCGCATCTCGATGACCGCCCAGGTGCGTATCGTCCTCGACACCGCCCTGGGCGTGCTCACCGTACCGGTGGCGGCGCTGGGGCCGCGTGACGCCGACGGCAGCTTCCCGGTGCGGGTGCTCGATGGCAAGGGCTTCGCCCAGGTGCGCAAGGTCCAGGCGGGTATCAACAACAACGTCAAGGTGCAGGTCAAGGACGGCCTGGCCGAAGGCGACCGCGTGGTGATCGGCGAGCCGGTGTCGGGCGAGGCGGGGGCGTGA
- a CDS encoding helix-turn-helix transcriptional regulator has protein sequence MNSHLLFPQIGKVIASTGSRHFPRHLHDLIQTHLTIDATHIRQLRINPACASQPDAPLISETVFSAGDTGDGFDDPARLHLARRKDGFRYEITVLRADTRVGFSATDRSRLEDISPLLLPMLEKHINALQPAAPVPADPDSLEQRFLERLRQTSIRLSEREMQVCEGLLAGRTAPQQAEHLRLKVNTVESYLRRAAIKLGISGRHSLMRWMYAEI, from the coding sequence ATGAATTCGCACCTGCTTTTTCCGCAGATCGGTAAAGTCATAGCCAGTACCGGCAGCCGCCATTTCCCCCGGCACCTGCACGACCTGATCCAGACCCACCTGACCATCGACGCCACGCATATCCGCCAACTGCGCATCAATCCGGCCTGCGCCAGCCAGCCAGACGCGCCCCTGATCAGCGAGACGGTGTTCAGCGCCGGCGATACGGGTGACGGCTTCGACGACCCGGCGCGCCTGCACCTGGCCCGGCGCAAGGATGGTTTCCGCTACGAAATCACGGTCTTGCGGGCCGACACCCGCGTTGGTTTCTCAGCTACCGATCGCAGCCGGCTGGAGGACATTTCGCCCTTGTTGCTGCCCATGCTGGAAAAACACATCAATGCCCTGCAGCCTGCCGCGCCGGTACCCGCAGACCCTGACAGCCTCGAACAGCGTTTTCTCGAACGCCTGCGTCAGACCAGCATCCGCCTGTCGGAACGTGAGATGCAAGTGTGCGAGGGCTTGCTGGCCGGGCGCACGGCGCCGCAGCAAGCCGAGCATCTGCGGCTCAAGGTCAATACGGTGGAAAGTTACCTGCGCCGGGCGGCGATCAAGCTGGGCATCAGCGGCCGCCACTCGCTGATGCGCTGGATGTATGCAGAGATCTAG
- a CDS encoding secretin and TonB N-terminal domain-containing protein, translating to MRALLVAGALILAWLVAAPGARGQPILTFDLPAQALDRALDSFGRQSGLAVLVDQALLAGQRSSPLRGRYTPREGLQRLLQGTGLQARHGSGGFTLQPLRLRTTPGRGRSEGPASGSYAVALQHAVERALCAWPSTRPGSYRAAVQVWIDASGQLVQSRLLASTGDFARDAALVERLRAVRLEQAPPTSLAQPLTLLLRPEPMDCPLSQGAAAA from the coding sequence GTGCGTGCATTGCTTGTGGCCGGCGCGCTGATACTGGCCTGGCTGGTGGCGGCGCCAGGGGCGCGTGGCCAGCCGATACTGACCTTCGACCTACCGGCGCAGGCGCTGGACCGGGCGCTGGACAGCTTCGGCCGGCAGAGTGGCCTGGCGGTGCTGGTCGACCAGGCGTTGCTCGCCGGCCAGCGCTCCAGCCCGCTGCGCGGCCGCTACACGCCGCGCGAGGGTTTGCAGCGCTTGTTGCAAGGTACCGGTCTGCAGGCGCGCCACGGCAGCGGTGGATTCACCCTGCAACCGTTGCGCCTGCGAACAACGCCCGGGCGTGGCCGGAGTGAAGGCCCGGCGTCGGGCAGTTATGCGGTGGCATTGCAACACGCGGTCGAGCGCGCTCTGTGCGCTTGGCCGTCGACCCGCCCGGGCAGCTACCGGGCGGCCGTGCAGGTCTGGATCGATGCCAGCGGGCAACTGGTGCAGAGCCGGCTGCTGGCCTCCACGGGCGACTTTGCCCGCGATGCCGCGCTGGTCGAGCGGCTGCGGGCGGTGCGCCTGGAGCAGGCGCCGCCGACTTCACTGGCACAGCCGCTGACCCTGTTGCTGCGCCCGGAACCTATGGATTGCCCTCTTTCGCAAGGAGCTGCGGCGGCATGA
- a CDS encoding metal-dependent hydrolase, which produces MDSITQAVLGAALQGAVLGRIQGRRSLIYGAALGTLPDLDVVIRYADPVSQMTFHRGFSHSIFVLTGLALLLAWLVAWRWPGRGYTPGRLFLAFWLALVTHPVLDAFTVYGTQLFWPLHLTPESWAAVFIIDPVYTVPLLLAVGYAAIRGLKGRATAMLCLALGLSTLYLGFGLAGRMAAEQRFHLALQAQGVEASEVRAVPIAFNSLIWRVLAKTPDGDYYEGVSSGFDREPPEMLHQSRNLEAAKVLAGSPLYERLRWFTDDWLRYDIMGDSLVVTDLRMGMPGNYSFRFEMARRDAAGQWTVIQPRGWIGGGAASLFDGERLSLIWRRILDQQPPLPLAVWAGHL; this is translated from the coding sequence GTGGACTCAATCACCCAAGCCGTGCTCGGCGCGGCCCTGCAAGGCGCCGTACTGGGCCGTATCCAGGGCCGCCGCTCGCTGATCTACGGCGCCGCCCTGGGGACATTGCCCGACCTGGATGTGGTGATCCGCTACGCCGACCCGGTGTCGCAGATGACCTTCCACCGTGGCTTTTCCCATTCGATCTTCGTCCTGACCGGCCTGGCCCTGTTGCTTGCCTGGCTGGTCGCCTGGCGCTGGCCAGGCCGAGGCTATACCCCAGGCAGGCTGTTCCTGGCCTTCTGGCTGGCGCTGGTCACCCACCCGGTGCTCGACGCCTTCACCGTTTATGGCACCCAGCTGTTCTGGCCCCTGCACCTGACGCCGGAAAGCTGGGCGGCGGTATTCATCATCGACCCGGTGTATACCGTGCCGTTGCTGCTGGCGGTGGGCTATGCGGCGATCAGGGGCCTGAAGGGCAGGGCGACCGCGATGCTGTGCCTGGCACTGGGACTCAGCACGCTCTACCTGGGCTTCGGCCTGGCCGGGCGCATGGCCGCCGAGCAACGTTTCCACCTGGCCTTGCAGGCGCAGGGGGTCGAGGCCAGTGAGGTCCGCGCGGTGCCCATCGCCTTCAACAGCCTGATCTGGCGGGTGCTGGCGAAAACCCCGGATGGCGATTACTACGAGGGCGTGAGCAGCGGGTTCGATCGCGAACCTCCGGAGATGCTGCACCAGTCGCGCAATCTGGAGGCTGCCAAGGTACTGGCGGGCTCGCCACTGTACGAGCGCCTGCGCTGGTTCACCGATGACTGGCTGCGCTACGACATCATGGGTGACTCGCTGGTGGTCACCGACCTGCGCATGGGCATGCCAGGCAACTACAGTTTCCGCTTCGAAATGGCCCGGCGTGATGCCGCAGGGCAATGGACGGTGATCCAGCCCAGGGGCTGGATTGGTGGCGGTGCCGCCTCCCTGTTCGATGGCGAGCGGTTGAGCTTGATCTGGCGCCGTATCCTCGACCAGCAACCGCCACTGCCACTTGCCGTGTGGGCGGGGCATTTGTAG